A section of the Saccopteryx leptura isolate mSacLep1 chromosome 6, mSacLep1_pri_phased_curated, whole genome shotgun sequence genome encodes:
- the OR5AU1 gene encoding LOW QUALITY PROTEIN: olfactory receptor 5AU1 (The sequence of the model RefSeq protein was modified relative to this genomic sequence to represent the inferred CDS: inserted 2 bases in 2 codons; deleted 3 bases in 2 codons; substituted 1 base at 1 genomic stop codon), producing MTESHLXNQTSSVRLVFSGLSSAKQDPVRPPRCSTSFLVVYAFHTXEHLRNTEGANLSQGIEFELLGLPSDSQVQILLFMMFLGKYIITLLGNLGVFLWIHVSATLSTPMHSLLKSLSFLDICQSAVIQILVNFLVKRKVISYLGCMAQMFFYAGFTTGECYLIAAVARDCYAAIWNPXLYPVTMSPGVCVSLIVGSYSAGFLNSLIYTWCIFSLNFYAAHLVTHFFCNGLPILSLSCVNTSLCEIQLFLFASFNLLFCTLIILVYYFLILITILRMNSAQGRFKAFSTCASLLTAVCLFYCTTPFMYLRPHPRSSYSLAQDHTVAVIYMVVILMLNPLIYSLRNKDVKEALRKIWGRKLMG from the exons ATGACAGAATCCCACCTATAAAACCAGACTTCCTCAGTGAGATTAGTCTTCAGCGGGCTATCCTCA GCAAAACAAGACCCAGTGAGACCCCCCAGGTGTTCCACCTCATTTCTGGTAGTCTACGCTTTCCACA CAGAGCACTTGAGAAATACAGAAGGAGCAAACCTGAGCCAAGGGATTGAGTTTGAGCTCTTGGGCCTCCCCAGTGAC TCCCAAGTCCAGATACTGCTCTTCATGATGTTCCTGGGCAAGTACATCATCACTCTGTTGGGGAATCTGGGCGTGTTCCTTTGGATTCATGTGAGTGCCACCCTGAGTACGCCCATGCACTCCCTTCTGAAAAGCCTGTCCTTCTTGGATATCTGCCAATCTGCTGTCATCCAGATTCTGGTGAACTTCTTGGTCAAGAGGAAGGTGATCTCCTATCTTGGCTGCATGGCTCAGATGTTCTTCTATGCTGGTTTCACCACTGGTGAGTGCTATCTCATTGCTGCAGTGGCCCGTGACTGCTATGCTGCTATTTGGAATC TGCTCTACCCTGTCACCATGTCTCCTGGGGTCTGTGTCTCTCTGATTGTAGGCTCCTACAGTGCAGGATTCCTCAATTCTCTTATCTACACCTGGTGTATTTTCAGTCTGAATTTTTATGCGGCTCACCTGGTCACTCATTTCTTCTGCAATGGACTGCCTatcctgtctctgtcttgtgtgaATACCTCACTGTGTGAGATCCAACTCTTTCTTTTTGCTAGTTTCAACCTTTTGTTCTGTACCCTCATCATCTT ggtttacTACTTCTTAATTCTCATCACCATCCTGAGAATGAACTCAGCCCAGGGCAGGTTCAAGGCCTTTTCTACCTGTGCTTCCCTCCTCACTGCTGTGTGCCTCTTCTACTGCACAACACCTTTTATGTACTTGCGCcct CACCCCAGGTCCAGCTACTCCCTGGCCCAAGACCACACAGTTGCTGTCATCTACATGGTAGTGATCCTAATGCTGAATCCACTTATTTACTCTTTGAGAAACAAGGATGTGAAGGAAGCTTTAAGAAAGATTTGGGGTAGGAAACTAATGGGATGA